A stretch of Desulfotalea psychrophila LSv54 DNA encodes these proteins:
- a CDS encoding BMC domain-containing protein encodes MSEISREPKQRIIQEYVPGKQISLAHLIASPDKSIYLKLGLDEEASGALGVLTITPSEGVIVASDIATKAASVEIGFLDRFGGSLLLLGDVGGVDAALQAVLDYFGNTLHYSVVEMTRT; translated from the coding sequence ATGTCTGAAATATCAAGAGAGCCAAAACAGCGAATTATTCAAGAGTATGTCCCGGGAAAGCAGATCAGCCTTGCCCATCTCATTGCCAGCCCCGATAAGAGCATCTATCTTAAACTGGGCTTGGATGAGGAGGCCAGCGGGGCCCTTGGGGTACTGACCATAACCCCGAGCGAGGGGGTTATCGTTGCCTCGGATATTGCCACCAAGGCGGCCTCTGTTGAGATTGGCTTTCTTGATAGGTTTGGCGGTTCACTTCTCCTCCTCGGTGATGTGGGTGGTGTCGATGCTGCCCTGCAGGCGGTTTTGGATTATTTTGGTAATACCCTGCACTATTCGGTGGTGGAGATGACCCGGACCTAA
- a CDS encoding EutP/PduV family microcompartment system protein has product MKKMMLIGETHAGKSSLIKALSGQEFQPRRAMALQYFGPFINTPGEFIENHFFFPALITTSADCHVLAMVQDASSRSSLFPPLLPRCSTAGGRADHQD; this is encoded by the coding sequence ATGAAAAAAATGATGCTGATAGGCGAGACTCATGCCGGTAAGAGTTCTCTGATCAAGGCCCTCTCCGGGCAGGAGTTTCAGCCTCGCAGGGCCATGGCCCTGCAGTACTTTGGCCCCTTTATCAACACTCCGGGAGAGTTTATAGAAAACCACTTTTTCTTTCCCGCCCTGATAACCACCTCGGCTGACTGTCATGTCCTGGCCATGGTTCAGGATGCAAGTAGCCGGAGCAGTCTCTTTCCACCCCTCTTGCCTCGATGTTCAACCGCAGGGGGTCGGGCTGATCACCAAGATTGA
- a CDS encoding EutP/PduV family microcompartment system protein: MQVAGAVSFHPSCLDVQPQGVGLITKIDSPHANVERAKLFLKNAGIKETLCCSSITGAGLEEIRQLIQ; encoded by the coding sequence ATGCAAGTAGCCGGAGCAGTCTCTTTCCACCCCTCTTGCCTCGATGTTCAACCGCAGGGGGTCGGGCTGATCACCAAGATTGACAGTCCCCATGCCAATGTCGAGCGAGCCAAACTCTTCTTAAAAAACGCCGGTATCAAAGAGACTCTCTGCTGTAGCAGTATAACGGGGGCCGGATTGGAAGAGATTCGTCAGCTGATCCAGTAG
- a CDS encoding Fic family protein: MKDILTYKSGKFYFCHETEMVIVDNLLFKANLLYETVTDLPILPGMSARLDPKIMYSSISGTAMIEGNPIEEEGVKKIAAGEEMPLYTQKDKQEIKNLLSLYQILSEMEPQNGPLIVSEDFIKTMHRIITTEIPHEYNIPGAYRNGEVIVGDKGHGGVYRPPKILADVKMLMKEFVAWLNSEEILGLNPFLRAALAHYHLCLIHPFWDGNGRTARFLESCLLHSANIKYVPKELSNYYYRNVDDYYAAFSKSIKNRKDVTPFIQFMLEGVVESLMDIKESITFLIRRFALRDFYTHEQKNRAISKRQFALLSLLLDNPIAFTLKDLMDNYPFKILYQKASEQTARRDIKKLLEKNLLKEDDAKKYELNYRALG; the protein is encoded by the coding sequence ATGAAAGACATTTTAACCTATAAATCAGGGAAGTTTTATTTTTGCCACGAAACAGAGATGGTCATAGTCGATAACCTGCTCTTTAAGGCCAATCTGCTCTATGAGACCGTCACGGATCTGCCAATTCTTCCCGGAATGTCGGCAAGGCTGGATCCAAAGATCATGTATAGCTCTATTTCCGGAACAGCCATGATTGAGGGAAATCCCATTGAAGAGGAGGGGGTCAAAAAGATCGCGGCCGGTGAAGAGATGCCTCTCTACACCCAAAAGGATAAGCAGGAGATCAAAAACCTACTCTCCCTATACCAGATACTCTCGGAGATGGAGCCTCAAAATGGCCCCCTGATTGTTAGTGAAGATTTTATCAAAACCATGCATAGGATCATTACCACGGAAATTCCACATGAGTACAATATTCCAGGGGCCTATAGAAATGGTGAGGTTATTGTCGGCGACAAAGGGCACGGTGGCGTATACAGACCACCTAAAATACTGGCAGATGTAAAAATGCTCATGAAAGAGTTCGTGGCCTGGCTCAACAGCGAAGAAATTTTAGGTCTCAACCCCTTTCTCAGGGCAGCACTGGCCCATTATCATCTCTGCCTCATCCATCCTTTTTGGGATGGCAATGGCAGAACTGCCAGATTTCTTGAATCATGCCTTCTCCATTCTGCCAATATAAAATACGTTCCGAAAGAACTCTCAAACTACTACTATCGAAATGTAGATGATTACTATGCAGCATTTTCCAAAAGCATTAAAAACAGAAAAGATGTCACCCCCTTTATCCAGTTTATGCTTGAAGGGGTAGTGGAAAGCCTCATGGATATAAAAGAGTCAATAACCTTTCTGATCAGAAGATTTGCCCTAAGAGATTTTTACACCCATGAACAGAAAAACAGGGCAATAAGCAAAAGACAGTTTGCCCTGCTCTCTTTACTGCTGGATAATCCCATTGCCTTTACCCTTAAAGACCTGATGGACAACTATCCCTTTAAAATTCTCTACCAAAAGGCGAGCGAACAGACAGCCAGAAGGGATATCAAAAAACTGTTAGAAAAGAATCTTCTTAAGGAAGATGATGCCAAGAAATATGAACTCAACTATCGAGCTCTAGGTTAA